One Trichoderma atroviride chromosome 7, complete sequence DNA segment encodes these proteins:
- a CDS encoding uncharacterized protein (EggNog:ENOG41~TransMembrane:1 (o333-352i)), translated as MDPGEFVFIQEMGTGSHKPKTKSLIKMHVMDRVVMKRRGRKEEPSRGRDLTAESSRGDQSSSINQYVEHDDLRPTVGVDDMLRLSGFSLQVNTQTKILLHHFLNYTSKSLCTVTAETGWLKYAIEDSALFNSTLYHWAFLNYSFLPASFQSQQNLLALKAAAIRTLASQFQRATPDMGSDPPTFSDAMIATVACLANANFLCGDVEEAKVHFQGLRGMIRSRKGVLNLGFQGLAARIVRWTDCCHAQLSNMMLSFDEESSSKEVTPPPSTFLDSQGLYDQPSRWAMMGEIRSMSKELVATPKHLMAPDRRAALGFRLLASDRSILKRIHGKNGYSVLALFARGALLFSHVVLRGTPRSSRIITILVDQLKEALIFAYTSEDDIFDDHPIALVWLLLVGMLASGRENFQGIWFRLCLEKACGGDAGLSWEDVEALTETPNNISPQPFCWMLEEIALDLPCIHTSILC; from the exons ATGGATCCAGGAGAATTTGTGTTCATTCAAGAAATGGGGACGGGCTCTCACAAGCCAAAGACCAAATCTCTCATCAAGATGCACGTGATGGACAGGGTTGTGATGAAGAGGCGAGGTCGAAAAGAAGAACCCAGCCGTGGTCGCGACCTTACCGCTGAATCTAGCCGAGG AGATCAGTCTTCATCCATAAATCAGTACGTTGAGCACGATGATTTGCGGCCCACGGTTGGAGTAGATGATATGCTTCGACTCTCGGGATTTTCTCTCCAGGTAAATACACAAACTAAGATATTGTTACATCATT TCCTAAATTATACGTCGAAATCACTATGTACTGTTACAGCCGAAACCGGTTGGCTTAAGTATGCAATCGAAGACAGCGCGCTTTTTAACAGCACGCTATATCACTGGGCTTTCCTAAATTACAGCTTTCTCCCAGCAAGTTTTCAGTCCCAGCAAAATTTACTTGCGTTAAAGGCAGCCGCAATACGTACGCTTGCGTCACAATTTCAACGAGCCACTCCAGATATGGGGAGCGATCCTCCAACATTTAGCGATGCCATGATAGCTACTGTAGCATGCTTAGCCAATGCCAAT TTCCTCTGTGGCGATGTCGAAGAAGCCAAGGTTCATTTTCAAGGCCTGAGAGGTATGATTAGGAGTCGAAAAGGTGTATTGAACCTGGGATTCCAGGGGCTAGCCGCTCGAATTGTTAGATG GACGGACTGCTGCCACGCACAGCTATCAAATATGATGCTATCATTTGACGAGGAGAGTTCATCTAAAGAGGTTACTCCACCCCCCTCTACATTTCTAGATTCACAAGGCCTTTATGATCAGCCCTCAAGGTGGGCCATGATGGGCGAAATACGTTCAATGTCGAAAGAGCTCGTCGCTACTCCTAAACATCTTATGGCTCCGGATCGTCGAGCTGCTCTTGGATTTCGCCTCCTAGCTTCAGACCGTTCAATATTGAAACGTATTCATGGCAAAAATGGTTACAGTGTTTTAGCTTTATTTGCCAGAGGCGCATTACTCTTTTCTCATGTCGTTTTGAGAGGCACACCTCGATCGTCTCGCATCATAACAATCTTGGTTGACCAGTTAAAAGAAGCCCTCATTTTCGCATATACTTCCGAAGATGACATATTTGACGATCACCCAATTGCATTGGTCTGGTTGCTTTTAGTCGGCATGCTTGCGTCAGGAAGAGAAAACTTTCAGGGAATATGGTTCAGGTTATGCTTAGAGAAAGCTTGTGGAGGCGACGCCGGGCTTTCATGGGAGGATGTTGAAGCATTAACTGAAACTCCAAACAACATATCTCCACAGCCATTTTGCTGGATGCTTGAAGAGATTGCTTTGGACTTGCCTTGTATACATACTTCAATCTTATGTTGA
- a CDS encoding uncharacterized protein (EggNog:ENOG41), producing the protein MRLPYASNPPVNLDAAGRAVLSQILARRGESGLISLDRALLHSPIIAGGWHSFFGAIYSGSIIRADLLELAICRVALLNRAWYQYDGHIKALTHCEDFDAAKLKVVETLQPSDRGPLSLQQWAVLRYADAMTKDITVPDTVFRELQNSGLNDREVTELTLAVAAYNGVSRFLVALDVGERNSQPTLTGATEPPS; encoded by the coding sequence ATGCGCCTACCCTATGCTTCAAACCCGCCGGTCAACTTGGACGCAGCAGGAAGAGCTGTTCTCAGTCAGATATTAGCCCGCCGAGGCGAGAGCGGACTCATCTCACTTGACAGGGCTCTACTTCACTCGCCAATCATTGCTGGTGGTTGGCATTCCTTCTTTGGCGCCATTTACTCCGGCTCCATCATTCGCGCTGATCTATTGGAGCTTGCGATTTGCCGAGTTGCATTGCTTAACCGAGCTTGGTACCAATACGACGGGCATATTAAAGCATTAACCCACTGTGAAGACTTTGATGCGGCAAAATTAAAAGTTGTTGAAACGTTGCAGCCGTCAGACAGAGGCCCCTTGAGTCTTCAGCAGTGGGCTGTGCTAAGATATGCCGATGCAATGACAAAAGACATTACAGTTCCCGATACAGTTTTCAGAGAACTCCAAAACTCAGGCTTAAACGACCGAGAAGTTACAGAGCTCACTCTGGCTGTTGCAGCCTATAATGGAGTGAGCAGATTTCTTGTCGCATTGGACGTTGGAGAAAGAAATTCACAACCCACGTTGACTGGAGCAACAGAACCTCCAAGTTGA
- a CDS encoding uncharacterized protein (EggNog:ENOG41), with product MSQPIPIIFVGRVPDIALGIIEEMKPEIEVIQHFAEPSIATSQIPAILRKGAKIESDTSIGTGDYTRQPIAILVGSWYDDMMIRDFQDSVSKFPPLLWLRVDKNISSPPLGPQYSIVVGRRIKARLLELAVTGAESADFVHLV from the exons ATGTCTCAGCCGATACCTATTATCTTTGTAGGGAGAGTTCCAGACATTGCGCTAGGCATCATTGAAGAAATGAAACCTGAGATTGAAG TTATCCAACATTTTGCAGAACCATCAATTGCCACAAGTCAGATTCCTGCAATTCTGAGAAAAGGCGCCAAAATCGAGTCCGATACCTCCATTGGCACTGGAGATTATACACGTCAGCCTATTGCCATCTTAGTCGGGTCATGGTATGATGACATGATGATACGAGATTTCCAAGACTCAGTCTCAAAATTTCCACCTCTTCTCTGGCTGCGCGTTGATAAGAACATATCATCTCCTCCATTAGGGCCTCAATACTCAATAGTTGTTGGGAGAAGGATCAAAGCCAGACTTTTGGAGCTTGCAGTAACTGGAGCGGAGAGTGCGGATTTTGTACATCTTGTCTAG
- a CDS encoding uncharacterized protein (EggNog:ENOG41): MAFTKERVEFNTQDGTTLRGNLTLTGVPNAPAVIMIAGLTFLKEHGGVEIAEAFNKAGYATLLYDHRHWGSSDGLPRQHVNLFQQAEDLSDAITYMANRSDIDGERIAIWGLGHGAGVVVQAGAYDKRAKAVMGVSPFFSGEVDMLRFPPGAYQDAWEERVARIGNPSLAQKYVPIFAESMEMAEKSPQASIIGSPQGFFLRSICKPLSDAAGTPWENKLTLESLYWQSKFEPTTSIHLISPRPLYWVATDAPLLPNYQDQVRAFQKAFEPKQFHGFRSLEESAAGPAYEKNLEEQAEFLKKWV; this comes from the exons ATGGCATTTACAAAGGAACGAGTCGAATTCAACACGCAAGATGGAACGACCCTACGCGGAAATTTAACGTTGACTGGCGTACCAAACGCACCAGCTGTTATCATGATTGCAGGG CTTACTTTTCTTAAGGAGCACGGCGGAGTTGAGATTGCAGAAGCATTTAACAAAGCGGGATACGCTACACTGTTATATGATCACCGACACTGGGGATCCAGCGACGGGCTGCCACGGCAACATGTCAATCTCTTCCAACAGGCTGAGGACTTGTCAGACGCAATTACCTACATGGCCAATCGGTCAGACATTGATGGCGAGCGTATTGCCATTTGGGGTCTTGGCCATGGTGCAGGAGTCGTTGTGCAAGCAGGCGCTTACGATAAACGTGCAAAGGCGGTTATGGGAGTCTCTCCATTCTTCTCTGGTGAGGTCGATATGCTCCGGTTTCCTCCTGGCGCTTATCAAGATGCGTGGGAAGAGCGAGTCGCTCGTATTGGAAATCCAAGCCTTGCGCAAAAGTATGTGCCAATTTTCGCGGAGTCAATGgagatggcggagaagagcccACAGGCCAGCATTATTGGAAGCCCTCAAGGCTTTTTTCTGAGATCAATTTGCAAGCCACTCTCAGACGCCGCAGGGACGCCGTGGGAGAACAAGTTGACCCTAGAGAGTCTATACTGGCAGAGCAAGTTCGAGCCCACTACATCGATACATCTGATCTCGCCTCGCCCTCTGTATTGGGTCGCAACTGATGCTCCACTGCTACCGAACTATCAGGATCAAGTCCGAGCATTTCAGAAAGCGTTTGAGCCCAAACAGTTTCATGGTTTCCGTAGCTTGGAGGAGTCTGCCGCAGGCCCGGCCTACGAGAAGAACCTTGAAGAGCAGGCGGAATTTTTGAAGAAGTGGGTTTAA
- a CDS encoding uncharacterized protein (EggNog:ENOG41~TransMembrane:1 (o289-306i)), translated as MHLEDLVTELLARILQVLDHPRDLLSLVRASPHCFRVYAQSPVLILSPVLKNAIPPDVLYHALACGLVPSTPSQTVREAFLRDYLQSKPLTFPTDQITITALFGLCLRTCYLVNDYSTRAMRALNLEPDAGKATASALSSTERARFQRAFFRSLVPAHEQFTQFLARMAPWEAEEMTCVHHYFTVLIGGFIDDLEDQLVETVLTAPGVCHPPVLAHSPSPKPAKRRKIRTTTVNGLIIDLHAPSWEPIQKDIDDRQSPADNTDTVPFDNLDLHDLDIFTKDGRFRSPKFVSYVASLGLSFMYRLVLADKDQRRRIIQENTPVWRDFLPEALDHAPGDRPKTTMPDGIDNNHLSHPNLGYFRFKRSKEEVHFRILHDSILNCPLRERAYVFWDTDRILCPVVSDQLQKARYMDPEMVDLQFDRYEVESAEERLKGVQIPWAQMERIIEEFGSVFDPLMYY; from the exons ATGCATTTGGAGGACCTTGTGACAGAGCTCTTGGCTCGTATCTTGCAAGTTCTGGATCATCCTCGCGACCTCCTCTCACTCGTCAGAGCATCTCCCCATTGTTTTCGAGTCTACGCCCAATCGCCTGTACTCATCCTCTCGCCCGTCCTCAAGAATGCCATTCCACCCGACGTGCTCTACCATGCCCTTGCTTGCGGGCTCGTTCCATCTACTCCTTCACAAACTGTTCGAGAGGCTTTCCTCAGGGACTATCTTCAGTCTAAACCACTCACGTTTCCTACGGACCAGATTACAATCACTGCCCTCTTTGGGCTTTGTTTACGGACGTGTTACCTCGTCAACGATTATTCTACTCGAGCAATGCGTGCCTTGAATCTTGAGCCTGATGCCGGGAAAGCCACGGCGTCGGCCTTGTCGTCAACAGAACGCGCAAGATTTCAGAGAGCATTCTTTCG TTCACTTGTCCCGGCCCATGAGCAGTTTACTCAGTTCCTTGCTCGGATGGCACCGTGGGAGGCGGAGGAAATGACCTGCGTCCACCACTACTTCACGGTTCTTATTGGGGGATTTATTGACGACCTTGAAGATCAGCTCGTGGAAACCGTTCTCACTGCTCCCGGTGTCTGTCACCCTCCTGTTTTGGCTCACTCTCCATCCCCGAAGCCTGCCAAACGCAGAAAAATCCGCACCACAACTGTCAATGGCCTAATAATTGATTTGCACGCCCCGTCTTGGGAGCCGATCCAAAAGGACATTGATGACAGGCAGAGCCCTGCTGACAATACCGACACGGTACCTTTTGACAATCTCGACCTACACGACCTTGACATATTCACCAAGGACGGCAGGTTCCGGTCACCAAAATTCGTCAGTTACGTAGCATCTTTGGGTTTGTCGTTTATGTACCGACTTGTTCTTGCCGATAAAGATCAACGCAGACGCATAATCCAAGAGAACACGCCCGTGTGGCGAGATTTTCTCCCAGAGGCGTTGGATCACGCCCCCGGCGATCGTCCCAAGACCACCATGCccgacggcatcgacaatAACCATCTCTCGCACCCCAACTTGGGCTATTTTCGGTTCAAGCGCTcgaaagaagaagtccaCTTCAGAATCCTTCACGACAGCATCCTCAACTGCCCTCTCCGAGAAAGGGCATATGTTTTCTGGGACACCGATAGGATTCTCTGTCCCGTTGTCAGCGACCAACTGCAAAAGGCGCGATATATGGATCCGGAAATGGTGGATCTGCAATTCGACCGATACGAGGTCGAAAGCGCCGAGGAACGGCTGAAGGGCGTCCAGATACCCTGGGCACAGATGGAGAGGATAATTGAAGAGTTCGGTTCTGTCTTTGATCCACTGATGTATTACTAG